The window GGATCGGATTTGGACAACGTTATTCATGGCTCAAGGTGTTGCAGCTCGCAACGCATGAGGACGGCGTCTTTAATTCCTTGCGGGTCGTGATAATACCCGCGACGTCTTCCAATCTGGGTAAATCCCAGTGCCGAGTAGAGGCTCAGCGCGGCAAGGTTGGTTTCATCCACTTCCAAGTGGCAAACGGAGATCCCATTGGCGATGCCATCCTTGAGTGCAGCGGTCACGAGCGCCCGGCCAAAGCCACGTCTTCGGAAAATCGGCAACATGGCCATGTTCAAAATTTCCATCTCCGGGGGCAAGACCAGACAGCTGGTGTAACCGATAAGTATCGCGCCATCGCGGACTCCGTGGACGCGGCACATACCACGGTCATAGCTGCTTTGGAACTGTTCAAGAGACCAGGGCGCGGGGAAGTGCTCGGCTTCCAGCGCGACCACTTCAGAAAGATCGGCACGAGAAAGGAGCAAGACGCGGGACACGTTGGTCAATCGACTCCTGGTGCGTGGAAATCAGTTGTCAGTCCTTCCCAGGGCCTCGACCATGGCCGCATGGATCTGGGCGTTGCTGGCCAGGAGGGAAGGGATGCGCGGATGGAACTCTGAACCGTCGATTTGGGTTACCATCCCGCCGGCCTCCCGAACCAGCAACCATCCTGCGGCCATGTCCCACGGCTTAAGATTGATTTCATAGAAGGCATCGAAACGGCCGCAGGCAACATAGGCCAGGTCGCTGGCCGCGGAGCCTGGTCGACGAATCCCCTGGGTCAGGCTGAGCATGGTCTCCATCCACCCCAGAATTGGCGGTAACTGTTCCCGGACGGAATAGGGGAATCCAGTGGCAACCAGGGAATTTTCCAAATCCAGAATTTTGGAGACCTGGACCGGGACATCATTAAGATGTGTTCCCTGACCCTTGGCGGCATGGAACAATTCCTGGAGCACCGGAAGATGGACCAGGCCGAGTTGAACGTCACTATCGTCCCATAGAGCCACGGAAATGGCCACAAAAGGAAAGCCGTGGGCAAAATTTGTGGTTCCGTCCAGAGGGTCGATAATCCACGTGGGGCCATTCAGGCTTTTCCGCAAATCCTCAGCCGAGGCTGACTCCTCAGCCAAAAACGCGGCCTCGGGGAGCAGGTCGCTCAAGCGTTCTTTAAGCAGTTTTTCCAGGGCCAAATCCGCGGTGGTGACCAAGTCAATCCGGCCCTTATGGTGAATTTCCCTGGGAGCATGCCAGTATCGCATCAGCATCTGTCCGGCTTCGCGAACAACGTCGATGGCTTGAGGAAGAAGTAGCGCGTGGTCGGTCATATAGCGAACATATGCTCAAACAGGTTGGATGCCAAGACGTGTTTTCCATGCTGGTCCCTCCTGCAGGCAGCAGTTGCAACGCCGTCTTGAGTTCTGGTCGGATTTTTCTTACGGACAAACAGGGTAAACCTGCCAGCCATTGTTCCACTGCCCAACGTTCATGGCCAGGTCGCAGGCCAGGATAGTCATGATCGCGGCAGCTGGTACCTCCGGGAGGCGGCGGGTGTGGTGGAAGAGGATGAAGTCCCTACGGGGTTGCGGCTCCATCCGTCCGGCATGTTCCATCATCCAAATGCGCTGACCGCCTTCTACGTCATATATTTCCAGGCGCATGCTGATACTCGTTGTTCCTTTGGAACCGCCACTGAGAAAGTACGGAATTTCCCCGCGGACAACCAGGTCCACATCCAGAGCTTTGGCCCTGGCCAAGGCTCTGGGCAGCCCCGGCCATGTGGACTCTTCCTCGTAGACAAATGTTGGAAAAACCTGAGCATGGCTCCATGTCTGCCAAAAGATTCGGCCCAAGGCCCGGCCCAGGACAATGGGGCTGTCCGTGGGTTGGGTGACCTGCATGGGGTAGAGGAGGGCTGTCAGGGGAGCCGATGGGACGTTTCTCGGGTAGATGGCAATAAGCGGTGAACCACGAAATATGGGAGCATCAGTGGTCACCTCCTGAGGGCCGATACGCGGCTCCCAATAATTCCGGACCGATCCGACAACCTCCCCAGTGCGTCGAACCTGATCGCATCCGGAAAGCACCGAAAAACACAAGATAAGAAGAATGGTCCATCGGATTGAAGGGGTATGGTTACACATGACCGATGCTCGATGGAAAAGGTCTACTGCGGGAGCGTAGAGGCAGTTGGGGCTTCTTTCACCGCCTCAAGGAGGTGTTCCCGGGACTCGATCAGATTCTCGCGAAGTTGAAGGCGTTTTTCCGGAGAAACAAGTCTGAAGTTCGGCCTTTCGATGATTTCCTCAAGCAATTGCATTTCATACTCAACTTTGCGCATCCGATCCCGGTATTTCGGTTCGTTGACACAAAATTGGTTCACCACCTCAGCCAAAGCCCGTACTTCTCGGGAAAGGTCCATCAAAGCCTCGGGATTGGTCTGCTTGGCAATTTCCTGACGCTCCCTGTACTGCGTCCAGCGTTGCTTAACCCATGAAAACATGGCTCAACTTCTCCAAATGAAAAACATGTTCCAGATTAAAAAGTCGGAACCGCGCTGCGTTGAGCCATGCTCATCACCAGGGCCAGTACAAAAACAAACGGGATCAGGGGAAGCAGCATGGCCAAAATGACTTTGCCTGTTGTTGTCCGATGGATGTATTTGTATCCCAAAAACGTCACGACCAGGGACCAGATCGCTCCCACAAGAGGCCCAATAAATGGGATCAGTGTCAAGACCATCGGAGCGCTGCCATAGGTCAGGGCGCGAAAGGTTCCTTCAAACTCCCTGGTTGCTCCTCCCACGAGGCCAAGACAGGCATGGACCAGCACGGCCATGACATACAAGAGCAGGGTCAGGATAAGCGGGTAGCCAATCAGCAGCATTACTGTACTGATTCCCGTTACACTGCCTTCCCCAGACATTCCAGGAGCCACCCCGGTCATTTCCCAAAGCATCTGGACGACAATCTGAAACTGGGCAATGAGCAGATAAAAAATTAACGGTTTGATTTGCCCCGAACCCACGGGCATGGCTTGAAAGAAGGCAGCCGGACGAAGCATGGCCCGCTTGATGGTTTCCCAGATGCCCGGAAAAAAACCGTAAATGTCCAGACGTTCCCAGGGAACTTCAATCTCGCCTTCCCTGGTGACGCCTTCGGTAGTGTCCTCGGTTTCGCCGGGATGCTGGGTGTCCTGGTTCGGGGTGCCCATGGAGGCGAGGCTGTCCCAGAAGTCTCCCCCATCAGAGGACGGCTTTTCGGATCGCATGGGCTTCGCTGAGGTATCGTCATCGCCCTGAGGGCGGTCATTCTCGGCTTGCGAGTGATGCTCCTCGGGCGGGGTATCAGAAAGCAGGGGAGGAGGAGGAACGGATTGGGTTACCGTTCGGAACTGAAACTTGTGTTTACACTTGGGGCAGGTGGCGATTTCCGCCCGTTCCGGAATTTTTTCATCGGGTATGTTTCTGGCAAAACCGCACTTGGGACAGGTAATTTCCATGGCATTTCCTTGGGCACAGACGTTCAACAACTGCGTCCATCCCTAGCCCGTCCCTTGACGAGAATCAAGCAAGCCGAAAATCGAGCCAAATACTAACAGGGTGCGAGCTATTTATAGGCATTCCTGGCGTACTGCATGTTGGCATTCGTCATATTCGTCGTTGAAGCCGCGTAGCCCGAGGATGCTGAAGCCATGGAGGAGGCGCCCGATGCAACGATTTGCGGCTGTTGATTCTTGATTTCCTCGAAGGCGGACTTCAACCCGTTCAAAATAGTGATCACCTCGTCGATGAGCTTGGGATCCAGCTTCAGGTTGGCCATCAGCAGGCGGGTGTTGCAGTAGAAATACAGTTTGTGCAAATTCTCACCAAGCTCCCCGCCTTTCTGGGTGTTCAGACTGCCGTCAAGTTCACCGAGAATGTCCAAGGCCTTGGAAATGAGCAATCCTTTTTGCTCCATGTCCCGTTCCTGCATTTTCAACTTGGCCTGCTGCAAAAAGTTGATCGCCCCCCCGTAGAGCAATACAACCACATCTCCGGGGTTTGTCGTGGTGACCTGGGTCTGGAGATAGGCTTTGGCGGCATTATACATATTCCAATCCTCTTTTTTCGTCAGGTTGTCGCTTTGGGGAAATACAGGAGGCCTGGGCCTCAGCGATACTATCCGGTATCCGCACTGAGCTGTCCCATCTGAGACCGCAAGGAAACGCTGAGCTGATCATAATACCCCAGCAAGGCCTCCAGCCGTGCAAAACGGGCGCGCAAGTCACGTTCCATTCTGGCGATTCGGCGTTGTTCGAACTCGATTTTTCGATCAATCCCCTCAGTAATGTCGTCATAGTTTTCTTCGAGTATTTTCAAGGGGCCGGAACTTGAATCTGTCAGAGCTCGCAGGGCATCCGCCAGCTCCGGAATTTTGCCGTATTTCAGAAAAACGTTTCCGGAGTAGGTTCCATCCGTGAGGTTGTCCACTTTGATCACCATACCGGCTTCAGGCTTGCCACTCATGCCGGTAATTTCGCCGTTGCCGCTGTAACTGGCCGGATTGCCGTTGATGGTGGCGTTGATGATTGTGCCACCGCTGACCGTATAGCTTACGGCGTACTCGCCACCCTTGGTCACACCGTCGATGCTGGAGTAGTAGCGAAAATCCTGGGAGTCGGAAGAGCCGATATAGTCGGCGGCAAATATCCGGGCAAAGGCATCTGGGCGGTTGCGTAGGGAATGGTCCAAGACCTCTTCGTCAATTTTGAGCATACCAAACATTGGCGAGCCTTCCTCGGCATCCGTGGTAATGCCGACCATGGCCAAGGAGCTGAACACGTCGTTGTTCACATCAAAACCGACGCCGCTGACACTCAAGATGGATTTCATGCGCGAGTCGATCATCTGAATCGCGTAGTTTCCGGTCAGGATGGATCCGTTGCCGCTGGAGTCGACCTTGGTGAGTGACTGGATTTTCTGACGAATTTCGTTAACCTGTGTTACAAATTCCCGAACGTTTTCCTTGACCTGGTCATTGTCCACGGCAATATTCAGTTGCGTGGTCCCTGCCTGGCGCAGGTTGAGCGTCACGCCTTCCAGCAGGTCAGCTACCCGGTTCGTGGTACGTTCAATCCAATTGCCCTCGCCCGGTGGGAATCCATCAATCTTCATCAATGCGTTTTGGGCCGTTTGGATTTCGGTGAAATCCGAAAAACCGGAGAGTGTTGTCGCTGCGTTGATGGTGATCTGCTTGTCAGCTCCCAGTTCCATGCCCCGCAATTGCAGGTGGTATTCCCCATCGCTCAATTTGATGATGCTCGCGCGGACGCCGGGATTTTCCGGATCGTTGTTGACCAGGTTGCGAAGTCCTTCAAGCGTGGTCCCAGGAGGAACCGTCAACTCCCGCTCTTTCCCTTTGTAGGTATACGAAAAAATTTGCTGTGCGCCTCCGGTGAGGTCCGAGTTCGTGGCCGACTGGGAGTCATTACTGGCCAGGATGTGGTTCTGGGCAAGTTGGTTCACCTCCAGAACATGGTTGCCAACCTGTGCCCTGTCCGTGACGCTGGCGGTGAGCACGCTTTCATTAATACTTTCCGCATTCTTGACCAAAAAACGGCTCATGGTGTTCATGCCTTGAAGATTCGTCCGCAGGCTGAGCATTTTGGAGTTCAGTTCCCGGAAGCCTTCCTGCTTTTCCTCCCACTCTGCCTTCCAGAGCTCCAGGCGGGCGGTCTGCCTCCTTTCTAAATTGATCAACTGTTCGATCATGGTCTTGAAGTCCGTTCCGGAGCCGAGACCAGTGAAGTTGATCGATCCTGATATGAGGGATTCGGTATCCATGAGCTGACCTTTTTCGGGAAAAAGTTGCTGGGTGTTTGACCTCATGGATTGGGAAGCAAAGCCGGTGCCATTGCTACGTGCAGACCACCATCTCCAAAAAAAGGCCGGACCTTATCAGGGCCCGGCCTTTGCAATTAAGCCCTAACGATTGCTTAGCCACCGATGAGCTGCATGGCCATCCGGGGCAGGGAATTGGCCTGGGCAAGCATGGCCACCCCGGCCTGGGTCAGGATCTGGTTGCGAACAAATTGGGTCATTTCATGGGCAATATCCGCGTCTGAAATCCGCGATTCCGCGGCCTGGATGTTTTCTGCCTGGATCTGGAGGTTGGTGATGGTGTTGGAAAGACGGTTTTGAAGCGCACCAAGACTGGCCCGAATATTGTCTTTGGAGAGGATGGCGTTTTCCAGTGCGTTAAGGGCACGCTGGGCACCTTGCTGAGTGGAGATGGAGAAGCCGTCGTCACCGTCCCCCCCGGCCAAACCCGACATCCCATCAGAATAAAAGTTTTGTGTTTGATTCGAATTGTTCCCAACACCAAGAGCGGAGGCCGTAGCGATGCCAATTGCAATGTAGTAGTAATCTTCTGAACTATTGTTCGCTGGTCCGAAGTGGACCTTTAAGGGACCTGTAGGTTTCATTGTTGAGCCAGTGTGGCCATCTCCCCAGAGATGAGGATTCGCTGTCGCAACGTTGTCTCCGCTTCCAGACAAATTACCATTCAAAAGATAGATACCATTGAATTTCGTAGCATTAGCAATACGAGTAATCTCCGATGCCATAGCTTGATACTCGGAATCGATGATTAAACGTTGGTCTGAATTGTAGGTTCCAGTGGCAGCCTGGGTGGCCAGCTCCTTCATCCGAATCAGCTTTTCGTCGATAACGGCCAGAGCGCCGTCAGCAGTCTGGATCATGGAAATCGCGTCGTTGGCGTTACGAATTCCCTGGTTTAACGAGGCGATTTCTGCCCGCATAAATTCACGAATAGCCAAACCGGCAGCATCGTCGGCACCACTGTTGATCCTAAGACCGGATGAAAGTCGTTGGGTGGATGTGGCCAGCGCGCCATAGTTGTTGGAAAGATTTCGGGCCGCGTTCATGGCCATCATGTTGGTATTAATGCTTAACATTGTCCTTCCTCCTTGCGATATGTTGGCTTCCTTGCCTGGGCGTCATACCGTCCATCATGGACATGATCCATATCCGCCGTGGATATGGCCGCCCAGCATTTGAATACGTTATCGACAGCCGGAGGAAATTCTTTAGGGGCGGAAAGGAGTCTTTTTCCGACAGGGAGTCATGTTTTTTTTCAGTGAAAAATCTGCCCAGCAGATAAACAAAGACGAGGAGCGCTGAAGATTGGTTACCCGGCCTTGCGCTTTTTCCGATACTTCGCCAACCAGGCGTTCAGCCTTGGTTCCTGGCCTAGGAGTTTGGGTTCGTAGAAGTGGAGGGTGACGTCGGTGGGGAGGTAG is drawn from Desulfonatronum thioautotrophicum and contains these coding sequences:
- a CDS encoding GNAT family N-acetyltransferase — translated: MSRVLLLSRADLSEVVALEAEHFPAPWSLEQFQSSYDRGMCRVHGVRDGAILIGYTSCLVLPPEMEILNMAMLPIFRRRGFGRALVTAALKDGIANGISVCHLEVDETNLAALSLYSALGFTQIGRRRGYYHDPQGIKDAVLMRCELQHLEP
- a CDS encoding YIP1 family protein yields the protein MEITCPKCGFARNIPDEKIPERAEIATCPKCKHKFQFRTVTQSVPPPPLLSDTPPEEHHSQAENDRPQGDDDTSAKPMRSEKPSSDGGDFWDSLASMGTPNQDTQHPGETEDTTEGVTREGEIEVPWERLDIYGFFPGIWETIKRAMLRPAAFFQAMPVGSGQIKPLIFYLLIAQFQIVVQMLWEMTGVAPGMSGEGSVTGISTVMLLIGYPLILTLLLYVMAVLVHACLGLVGGATREFEGTFRALTYGSAPMVLTLIPFIGPLVGAIWSLVVTFLGYKYIHRTTTGKVILAMLLPLIPFVFVLALVMSMAQRSAVPTF
- the fliD gene encoding flagellar filament capping protein FliD, giving the protein MDTESLISGSINFTGLGSGTDFKTMIEQLINLERRQTARLELWKAEWEEKQEGFRELNSKMLSLRTNLQGMNTMSRFLVKNAESINESVLTASVTDRAQVGNHVLEVNQLAQNHILASNDSQSATNSDLTGGAQQIFSYTYKGKERELTVPPGTTLEGLRNLVNNDPENPGVRASIIKLSDGEYHLQLRGMELGADKQITINAATTLSGFSDFTEIQTAQNALMKIDGFPPGEGNWIERTTNRVADLLEGVTLNLRQAGTTQLNIAVDNDQVKENVREFVTQVNEIRQKIQSLTKVDSSGNGSILTGNYAIQMIDSRMKSILSVSGVGFDVNNDVFSSLAMVGITTDAEEGSPMFGMLKIDEEVLDHSLRNRPDAFARIFAADYIGSSDSQDFRYYSSIDGVTKGGEYAVSYTVSGGTIINATINGNPASYSGNGEITGMSGKPEAGMVIKVDNLTDGTYSGNVFLKYGKIPELADALRALTDSSSGPLKILEENYDDITEGIDRKIEFEQRRIARMERDLRARFARLEALLGYYDQLSVSLRSQMGQLSADTG
- a CDS encoding inositol monophosphatase family protein translates to MTDHALLLPQAIDVVREAGQMLMRYWHAPREIHHKGRIDLVTTADLALEKLLKERLSDLLPEAAFLAEESASAEDLRKSLNGPTWIIDPLDGTTNFAHGFPFVAISVALWDDSDVQLGLVHLPVLQELFHAAKGQGTHLNDVPVQVSKILDLENSLVATGFPYSVREQLPPILGWMETMLSLTQGIRRPGSAASDLAYVACGRFDAFYEINLKPWDMAAGWLLVREAGGMVTQIDGSEFHPRIPSLLASNAQIHAAMVEALGRTDN
- the fliS gene encoding flagellar export chaperone FliS, with the translated sequence MYNAAKAYLQTQVTTTNPGDVVVLLYGGAINFLQQAKLKMQERDMEQKGLLISKALDILGELDGSLNTQKGGELGENLHKLYFYCNTRLLMANLKLDPKLIDEVITILNGLKSAFEEIKNQQPQIVASGASSMASASSGYAASTTNMTNANMQYARNAYK
- a CDS encoding flagellin, translating into MLSINTNMMAMNAARNLSNNYGALATSTQRLSSGLRINSGADDAAGLAIREFMRAEIASLNQGIRNANDAISMIQTADGALAVIDEKLIRMKELATQAATGTYNSDQRLIIDSEYQAMASEITRIANATKFNGIYLLNGNLSGSGDNVATANPHLWGDGHTGSTMKPTGPLKVHFGPANNSSEDYYYIAIGIATASALGVGNNSNQTQNFYSDGMSGLAGGDGDDGFSISTQQGAQRALNALENAILSKDNIRASLGALQNRLSNTITNLQIQAENIQAAESRISDADIAHEMTQFVRNQILTQAGVAMLAQANSLPRMAMQLIGG